Proteins from a single region of Gammaproteobacteria bacterium:
- a CDS encoding type II toxin-antitoxin system prevent-host-death family antitoxin — MQFNIHEAKTQLSRLIKLALEGEEVIIAKRRKPLVRLVVLPGVGDRPTLGTGRGLVRRIGDDFDEPLTDFAEYR; from the coding sequence ATGCAATTCAACATCCACGAGGCCAAGACCCAACTTTCCAGGCTCATCAAGCTGGCGCTGGAGGGTGAAGAGGTCATCATCGCGAAGCGGCGCAAGCCGTTGGTGCGGCTGGTCGTCCTCCCCGGTGTGGGGGACAGGCCCACGCTGGGCACAGGCAGGGGGTTGGTCCGGCGCATTGGCGACGATTTCGATGAGCCGCTGACCGACTTCGCGGAGTACCGGTGA
- a CDS encoding type II toxin-antitoxin system VapC family toxin → MRLLVDTHALLWAIDSPEKLGRKAREVLKAPGQRIFVSTVSLWEIAIKVSLDRLDLDPDWREIIESGLAHMHGRWLTIKPAHCGIVATLPWWHRDPFDRMLVAQAISEDLALVTRDRLMADYGVRVIW, encoded by the coding sequence GTGCGGTTGCTCGTCGACACGCACGCGCTGCTCTGGGCGATTGATTCGCCGGAGAAACTGGGTCGGAAAGCGCGGGAGGTCCTGAAGGCTCCCGGCCAGCGAATCTTCGTGAGCACCGTCAGCCTCTGGGAAATCGCGATCAAGGTCAGTCTGGACCGCCTCGATCTGGACCCCGACTGGCGCGAGATCATCGAGTCCGGGCTGGCACACATGCACGGTCGCTGGCTTACCATCAAGCCCGCCCATTGCGGCATTGTGGCCACGCTGCCCTGGTGGCATCGGGATCCGTTCGACCGGATGCTGGTCGCGCAAGCGATCTCGGAAGACCTGGCGCTCGTGACCCGCGACCGCCTGATGGCCGACTACGGCGTGCGGGTGATCTGGTAG
- a CDS encoding S46 family peptidase: MRTRHTYALAGLIALACGGGAAPMPQMATDPPAPERADPVMEADTPAPPAPPAVAVAPPQVAGLDTVRAGRFDNGRMWTFENPPADYLRDAYGIDADSVWFRRARLGALRIPGCSASFVSGDGLVLTNHHCAREHISAVSREGESLLDDGFYAESMEEERAIEEFEADRLIAIRDVTAEMDAALEGINEPQARSQARASAEEEIAARISEEYGGEDAGFEVEMVSLYNGGRTSAYVFRRYTDVRMVMAPELSVGYFGGDPDNFTYPRYALDFTFLRVYEDGDPLDTSDNFFRWSETGVESGDAVFMVGNPGSTSRIQTVAELEFRRDVSDKGLLAFVNNRIDALEAFYDMDPEAGEAMDLRNTIFSLINTQEAYGGILRGLHDPVILAKRRDQERAFQEALEADPELAEEYGGLIAQIAELQERKALVAGGFGSFLAFASPDYESAVLSRALFAFQYANGSRAGAPAEALEGVMTSLSEVPGQPAALQELLLAARLRDISASYGPDSPLATSVLGGRSPEDVAASIVAESVLADSAGAVDAVRSGTAGMGDPAMLLLGALISGIGPFQQALGPISAEEEQIAAALGRARFEVYGTDVPPDATFSLRIADGVVSEYEYNGTFAPVVTTFYGLYDRHYSHMAGGTGDGEWDLPGRWLDPPGDPDLSTPINFVSTNDIIGGNSGSPLVNAELELVGLAFDSNTEGLSGEYIFLTDRARAVSVDVRGILEALEEVYLADRIVEELRSGG, from the coding sequence GTGAGAACTCGACATACCTATGCCCTTGCGGGCCTGATCGCGCTGGCGTGCGGCGGCGGTGCCGCCCCGATGCCCCAGATGGCCACCGACCCGCCCGCGCCCGAGCGGGCCGACCCTGTAATGGAGGCCGACACCCCCGCGCCGCCGGCCCCTCCCGCTGTCGCTGTTGCCCCGCCCCAGGTCGCCGGCCTCGACACCGTGCGCGCCGGCCGCTTCGACAACGGGCGCATGTGGACCTTCGAGAACCCTCCCGCCGACTACCTGCGCGACGCGTACGGCATCGACGCTGACTCGGTCTGGTTCCGCCGGGCCCGATTGGGGGCGCTGCGCATCCCCGGCTGCTCGGCGTCCTTCGTGTCGGGCGACGGGCTGGTGCTCACCAACCACCATTGCGCGCGCGAGCACATATCCGCGGTGTCCCGGGAGGGAGAGAGCCTGCTGGACGACGGGTTCTACGCGGAGAGCATGGAGGAAGAACGGGCGATCGAGGAATTCGAGGCCGACCGGCTCATCGCGATCCGCGACGTGACGGCGGAGATGGACGCCGCTCTCGAGGGCATCAACGAACCCCAGGCCCGCTCGCAGGCGCGCGCATCGGCCGAGGAGGAGATCGCGGCACGCATCTCGGAGGAATACGGGGGCGAGGACGCCGGCTTCGAGGTGGAGATGGTCTCGCTCTACAACGGCGGACGCACCTCGGCCTACGTCTTCCGGCGCTACACCGACGTGCGCATGGTGATGGCGCCCGAGTTGTCCGTCGGCTACTTCGGCGGGGACCCTGACAATTTCACCTACCCGCGCTACGCCCTCGATTTCACCTTCCTGCGCGTCTACGAGGACGGCGATCCGCTCGACACCAGCGACAACTTCTTCCGCTGGAGCGAGACCGGGGTGGAGAGCGGCGATGCCGTGTTCATGGTCGGCAATCCCGGCTCGACCAGCCGCATCCAGACCGTGGCCGAGCTCGAATTCCGGCGCGATGTCTCCGACAAGGGGCTGCTCGCCTTCGTCAACAACCGCATCGACGCGCTCGAGGCCTTCTACGACATGGACCCGGAGGCCGGCGAGGCGATGGATCTGCGCAACACCATCTTCTCGCTGATCAACACGCAGGAGGCCTATGGGGGGATCCTGCGCGGGCTGCACGACCCGGTGATCCTGGCGAAGCGCCGCGACCAGGAACGGGCGTTCCAGGAAGCGCTCGAGGCCGATCCCGAGCTCGCGGAGGAATACGGCGGGCTGATCGCACAGATCGCGGAGCTGCAGGAGCGGAAGGCCCTGGTGGCCGGCGGTTTCGGGTCGTTCCTGGCCTTCGCCAGCCCGGACTACGAGAGTGCGGTGCTGTCACGCGCGCTCTTCGCCTTCCAGTACGCCAACGGGTCGCGCGCCGGAGCGCCCGCCGAGGCGCTCGAGGGGGTGATGACCTCGCTGAGCGAAGTGCCGGGGCAGCCGGCGGCGCTGCAGGAGCTGCTGCTGGCCGCCCGCCTGCGCGACATCTCGGCGAGTTACGGCCCCGATTCCCCGCTCGCCACCAGCGTCCTCGGCGGGCGGAGCCCGGAGGATGTCGCCGCCTCCATCGTGGCCGAGAGCGTGCTCGCGGACTCGGCGGGCGCGGTCGACGCCGTCCGCAGCGGCACAGCGGGCATGGGCGACCCGGCGATGCTGCTCCTGGGCGCCCTCATCTCGGGCATCGGCCCCTTCCAGCAGGCGCTCGGGCCCATCTCCGCCGAAGAGGAGCAGATCGCGGCGGCGCTGGGGCGGGCGCGTTTCGAGGTCTACGGGACCGATGTCCCTCCCGACGCCACCTTCTCGCTCCGCATCGCCGACGGCGTGGTGTCGGAGTACGAGTACAACGGCACCTTCGCCCCGGTGGTGACCACCTTCTACGGCCTCTACGACCGCCACTACTCCCATATGGCGGGAGGGACCGGGGACGGCGAGTGGGATCTGCCCGGGCGCTGGCTCGATCCGCCCGGCGACCCCGACCTGTCCACGCCGATCAACTTCGTGTCCACCAACGACATCATCGGCGGGAACTCGGGCTCGCCCCTCGTCAACGCGGAGCTGGAGCTGGTGGGGCTGGCCTTCGACAGCAACACCGAGGGGCTCTCCGGCGAGTACATATTCCTGACCGACCGCGCGCGCGCCGTGTCGGTGGACGTGCGCGGCATCCTCGAGGCACTCGAGGAGGTCTACCTGGCAGACCGCATCGTGGAGGAGCTGCGCAGCGGGGGGTGA
- a CDS encoding cytochrome b/b6 domain-containing protein: MELWRRAANPWNQEVLIGISFDLMWAALIAGIVFVTGHALWVRSLATANGHGDDAPAPPGLPARILRHTFSARAFHWLMAISMFALLVTAFFPWAGIQFPWVTIHWLAGVLLILTVVYHIIHSTFWQDFWSMWVGRDDVETAKREVKRFFGKEQPEGPKAAKYPLDHKMYHHAIVVVTFAAVATGVLMMFRVDTWFWARNPYILSDAMWGVVYVVHGLSGVALISLVIAHIYFAIRPDKWWITMSMFNGFVNRKDYLEHHDPERWAGDGPQGQLPEQT, from the coding sequence GTGGAGCTCTGGCGCAGGGCCGCCAATCCATGGAATCAGGAGGTCCTGATCGGGATCTCCTTCGACCTGATGTGGGCCGCGCTGATCGCGGGCATCGTCTTCGTGACCGGGCACGCCCTGTGGGTGCGCAGCCTGGCCACCGCCAACGGTCACGGCGATGACGCGCCGGCCCCCCCGGGCCTGCCCGCGCGCATCCTGCGCCACACCTTTTCCGCGCGGGCGTTCCACTGGCTGATGGCCATCTCCATGTTCGCCCTGCTGGTCACCGCCTTCTTCCCGTGGGCGGGGATCCAGTTTCCGTGGGTGACCATTCACTGGCTGGCCGGCGTGCTGCTGATCCTGACGGTCGTCTACCACATCATCCACTCCACCTTCTGGCAGGACTTCTGGTCCATGTGGGTGGGCAGGGACGATGTGGAGACCGCCAAGCGCGAGGTGAAGCGCTTCTTCGGCAAGGAGCAGCCGGAGGGCCCGAAGGCGGCCAAGTATCCGCTCGACCACAAGATGTACCACCACGCCATCGTGGTCGTTACCTTCGCCGCCGTGGCCACGGGCGTGCTCATGATGTTCCGGGTCGACACCTGGTTCTGGGCGCGCAACCCCTACATCCTCTCGGATGCGATGTGGGGCGTGGTCTACGTGGTGCACGGGCTGAGCGGCGTGGCGCTGATCTCGCTGGTGATCGCGCACATCTACTTCGCGATTCGGCCCGACAAGTGGTGGATCACGATGTCGATGTTCAACGGCTTCGTGAACCGGAAGGACTACCTCGAGCACCACGACCCCGAGCGCTGGGCAGGAGACGGCCCGCAGGGGCAGCTGCCGGAACAGACTTGA